In Janthinobacterium sp. 67, a genomic segment contains:
- the ccoS gene encoding cbb3-type cytochrome oxidase assembly protein CcoS produces the protein MEALYLLIPLSVVVVFIALWVYFTASDGGQFDDLVGPGLRVLQDDDTTTTPAPGEPHP, from the coding sequence ATGGAAGCACTGTATCTCCTTATCCCCTTGAGCGTCGTGGTCGTCTTCATCGCCCTGTGGGTGTATTTCACGGCCTCGGACGGCGGCCAGTTCGACGACCTCGTCGGACCGGGCCTGCGCGTGCTGCAGGACGACGATACGACAACGACGCCGGCGCCCGGCGAACCGCATCCCTGA
- the ccoP gene encoding cytochrome-c oxidase, cbb3-type subunit III, with amino-acid sequence MADFTNGFWNIYIVVLSLLGIIGCGVLLYSQSKVKVAAGAPADGTTGHVWDEDLKELNTPMPRWWMWLFYITIVFALAYLFLYPGLGTYAGSLGWKSTGQYEEELKKAEADYGPLFNKYLSQDIKTVAADPQALAIGQRLFLTYCAQCHGSDARGNKGFPNLTDKDWLYGGEPDIIKTTILHGRNGQMPPMGAALGSEADVENVAHYVLSLSGSTSDPVKSVLGKAKFGACMACHGADAKGNQMLGAPNLTDKTWLYGGSADTIMETVRKGRNNTMPAFSDFLGESKVHVLSAYVWSLSNSPTPVK; translated from the coding sequence ATGGCTGACTTTACCAACGGCTTCTGGAATATCTACATCGTCGTGCTGTCCCTGCTGGGCATCATCGGCTGCGGCGTGCTGCTGTACTCGCAGTCGAAAGTGAAAGTGGCCGCCGGCGCCCCCGCCGACGGCACCACGGGCCACGTCTGGGACGAGGACTTGAAGGAACTCAATACGCCGATGCCGCGCTGGTGGATGTGGCTGTTCTACATCACCATCGTCTTCGCGCTGGCTTACCTGTTCCTGTATCCGGGCCTGGGCACCTATGCCGGCAGCCTGGGCTGGAAATCGACGGGCCAGTACGAGGAAGAACTGAAGAAGGCGGAAGCCGACTACGGTCCTTTGTTCAACAAGTACCTGAGCCAGGACATCAAGACGGTGGCGGCCGATCCGCAGGCACTGGCCATCGGCCAGCGTCTGTTCCTGACCTACTGCGCGCAATGCCACGGTTCGGATGCGCGCGGCAACAAGGGCTTCCCCAACCTGACGGACAAGGACTGGCTGTATGGCGGCGAACCCGACATCATCAAGACCACCATCCTGCACGGCCGCAATGGCCAGATGCCGCCGATGGGCGCCGCCCTGGGCTCCGAAGCGGATGTCGAGAACGTGGCCCATTATGTGCTGAGCCTGTCCGGTTCCACCTCGGACCCCGTCAAGTCCGTGCTGGGCAAGGCCAAGTTCGGCGCCTGCATGGCCTGTCACGGCGCCGATGCGAAGGGCAACCAGATGCTGGGCGCACCGAACCTGACGGACAAGACCTGGCTGTACGGCGGCAGCGCCGATACCATCATGGAAACCGTACGCAAGGGACGCAACAACACCATGCCGGCCTTCAGCGATTTCCTCGGCGAATCCAAGGTACACGTGCTGTCGGCGTATGTCTGGAGCCTGTCGAATTCCCCGACGCCCGTGAAATGA
- the ccoN gene encoding cytochrome-c oxidase, cbb3-type subunit I, giving the protein MDQSLNYNYKIVKQFAVATVVWGIIGMLVGVIIAAQLAWPALNLDIPWLTYGRLRPLHTNAVIFAFGICGLFATSYYVVQRTCQVRLFSDKLAAFTFWGWQAVILCAVVTLPMGMTRGKEYAELEWPIAILIAVVWIAYAIVFFGTLIKRKVKHIYVANWFFGAYILAVTILHVVNGAVMPASFTKSYSAYAGVQDAMIQWWYGHNAVGFILTAGYLGMVYYFIPKQAERPVYSYRLSIVHFWALIFTYMWAGPHHLHYTALPDWTQSIGMVFSLVLLAPSWGGMINGIMTLSGAWHKLRTDPILKFMIVSLSFYGIATFEGPMMSIKTINSLSHYTDWTVAHVHAGALGWVGFITMGSIYYLLPRLAGRTQMHSTRLVDVHFWVATIGIVLYIAAMWIAGVMQGLMWRAVNPDGTLTYTFVESVKATYPYYVVRVAGGLLYLSGMCIMGYNTWMTLRGSKLPVARIPELNAAHA; this is encoded by the coding sequence GTGGATCAATCGCTGAACTATAACTACAAGATCGTGAAGCAATTCGCGGTCGCTACTGTGGTATGGGGCATCATCGGCATGCTGGTTGGCGTTATCATCGCCGCTCAGCTGGCCTGGCCTGCCCTGAACCTCGACATACCATGGCTGACATACGGACGCTTGCGTCCGCTGCACACGAATGCGGTGATTTTCGCCTTCGGCATCTGCGGCTTGTTCGCCACCTCGTACTACGTCGTGCAACGCACCTGCCAGGTGCGGCTGTTTTCCGACAAGCTGGCCGCCTTCACCTTCTGGGGCTGGCAAGCCGTGATCCTGTGCGCCGTCGTCACCCTGCCCATGGGCATGACGCGCGGCAAGGAATACGCGGAACTGGAATGGCCTATCGCCATCCTCATCGCCGTCGTCTGGATCGCCTACGCCATCGTGTTCTTCGGTACCTTGATCAAGCGCAAGGTCAAGCACATCTACGTGGCCAACTGGTTCTTCGGCGCCTATATCCTGGCCGTCACGATTCTGCACGTGGTCAATGGCGCCGTCATGCCAGCCTCGTTCACCAAGTCGTATTCCGCCTATGCGGGCGTGCAGGACGCCATGATCCAGTGGTGGTACGGCCATAACGCGGTGGGTTTCATCCTGACCGCCGGCTACCTGGGCATGGTCTACTACTTCATCCCGAAACAGGCCGAGCGCCCCGTGTACTCGTACCGTCTGTCGATCGTCCACTTCTGGGCGCTGATCTTCACCTACATGTGGGCGGGTCCGCATCACCTGCACTACACGGCATTGCCTGACTGGACGCAATCGATCGGCATGGTCTTCTCGCTGGTCCTGCTGGCACCAAGCTGGGGCGGCATGATCAACGGCATCATGACCCTGTCGGGCGCCTGGCACAAGCTGCGCACCGATCCGATCCTGAAATTCATGATCGTCTCGCTGTCGTTCTACGGCATCGCCACCTTCGAAGGTCCGATGATGTCGATCAAGACCATCAACTCGCTGTCGCACTACACCGACTGGACCGTTGCCCACGTGCATGCGGGCGCCCTGGGCTGGGTGGGCTTCATCACCATGGGTTCGATCTACTACCTGCTGCCGCGCCTGGCTGGCCGCACGCAGATGCACAGCACGCGCCTGGTCGACGTGCACTTCTGGGTGGCCACCATCGGCATCGTGCTGTACATCGCCGCCATGTGGATCGCCGGCGTGATGCAGGGCCTGATGTGGCGCGCGGTCAATCCGGACGGCACCCTGACCTACACCTTTGTCGAGAGCGTGAAAGCAACGTATCCGTACTACGTGGTGCGCGTGGCCGGTGGCCTGCTGTACCTGTCGGGTATGTGCATCATGGGCTACAACACCTGGATGACCCTGCGCGGCAGCAAACTCCCCGTCGCCCGCATTCCGGAACTGAACGCGGCGCACGCCTGA
- the fnr gene encoding fumarate/nitrate reduction transcriptional regulator Fnr, whose translation MTEALLTPTLPTVTVEALRARCSTCSMHQLCLPMGLDVGDMDRLDQIIGRRRKIVRGASLFRIGDSFQNLYAIRLGHFKTYQINPGGEEQVTGFQMAGELLGMDAISADRHHCNAVALEDSEVCEIPFSSLEQLLGNMPTLLRHFHRMMSQEITREQSVMLLLGNMQATQRFAAFIVNLASRYEARGYSGSNFQLRMSREEIGNYLGLTIESVSRLLSKFKKEGWLRVSNREIEILQPAKLKAITAGTDVCK comes from the coding sequence ATGACTGAAGCGCTACTCACTCCAACCTTGCCCACAGTAACCGTGGAAGCGTTGCGTGCGCGATGCTCGACCTGCAGCATGCATCAATTGTGCCTGCCGATGGGCCTCGATGTGGGCGACATGGACAGGCTGGACCAGATCATCGGCCGCCGCCGCAAGATCGTGCGCGGCGCCTCGCTGTTCCGCATCGGCGACTCGTTCCAGAACCTGTACGCGATCCGCCTGGGACACTTCAAGACCTATCAGATCAATCCCGGTGGCGAAGAGCAGGTGACGGGTTTCCAGATGGCCGGCGAACTGCTGGGCATGGACGCCATCAGCGCCGACCGCCACCACTGTAATGCGGTGGCGCTGGAAGACAGCGAAGTGTGTGAAATCCCGTTTTCCAGCCTGGAACAATTGCTGGGCAATATGCCGACCCTGCTGCGTCATTTCCACCGCATGATGAGCCAGGAAATCACGCGCGAGCAAAGTGTCATGCTGTTGCTTGGCAATATGCAGGCGACGCAGCGTTTTGCCGCCTTCATCGTCAACCTGGCGTCGCGCTACGAGGCGCGCGGCTATTCGGGCAGCAATTTCCAGCTGCGCATGTCGCGCGAGGAAATCGGCAACTACCTGGGCCTGACCATCGAGAGCGTCAGCCGTTTATTGTCGAAATTCAAGAAGGAAGGCTGGCTGCGCGTGTCGAACCGCGAGATCGAGATCTTGCAGCCTGCCAAGCTGAAAGCCATTACGGCAGGCACGGACGTCTGTAAATAA
- a CDS encoding heavy metal translocating P-type ATPase encodes MNAVLQPSACFHCGLPVPSGSSWNVTIDDVPRAMCCPGCEAVAQTIVDIGQSAYYRDRDEYAVNAADATMVPPELRLYSNDDAQFARDASSCEATLSVEGIRCAACVWLIERQLTRLPGVQAASLNVATERLYVRWSRAQCEPGDILQAVRQVGYTAYPYDAVRHGERLQKASKTLGRQLFVAGLSMMQVMMYVAPAYLAAEDGTLDDNMASLMRWASLLLTLPAICYSAMPFFQGAWASLRARTLGMDVPVALGILAAFFGSVVATFTGRGEVYYDSATMFIFLLLCSRYFELQARRKAASALERLQHALPASASLMAGFPDSRATTLVPAGSLAVGDVILVKPGEAIAADSVIIEGTSALDLSLLTGESAAQRRKTGERVPGGAINASAAIILRVLKPARESTLSDLLKLIERAGSGKPQIAQWADKVAAWFVLGLLLFAVAVFAFWIWHDASQAWPVAIAVLVVSCPCALSLATPTALAAATDSLLRRGVLIVQPHVLETLHRATHIVFDKTGTLTLGRPVLKQIEGLDGMTEDDCLQVAAALEAGSAHPLAQAILAAAGETPRTHAEQLQEVQGQGLEGIVGGVRYRLGNAAFVAAIAGPPLGDTAVGMQGMTPLYLGTQGRWLTRFLLSDALRPEARDVVAYFQRRGKQVVLLSGDQEALTQSVATELGINTACGECLPDEKLDFVQQLQATGAVVAMVGDGINDAAVLSGADVSFAMGSGAALAQAHADTVLLSNQLVSVLDTAKTAARSMRIIRENLGWATLYNLTAIPAAALGFLNPWLSGVGMAASSAVVIANALRLRKA; translated from the coding sequence CGCGACCGCGACGAATATGCCGTCAATGCGGCCGATGCGACCATGGTGCCGCCCGAACTGCGCCTGTACAGCAATGACGATGCGCAATTCGCGCGCGACGCCAGCAGCTGCGAAGCGACCCTGTCCGTCGAAGGCATCCGCTGCGCCGCCTGCGTCTGGCTGATCGAGCGCCAGCTGACGCGCCTGCCCGGCGTGCAGGCGGCCAGCCTGAACGTCGCCACGGAGCGCCTGTACGTGCGCTGGAGCCGCGCGCAATGCGAACCGGGCGACATTCTGCAAGCCGTGCGGCAAGTCGGCTACACCGCCTATCCGTATGACGCCGTGCGCCATGGCGAACGCCTGCAAAAAGCCAGCAAGACCCTGGGCCGCCAGCTGTTCGTGGCCGGCCTGTCGATGATGCAGGTGATGATGTACGTGGCGCCCGCCTACCTGGCCGCCGAGGATGGCACCCTGGACGACAATATGGCCAGCCTGATGCGCTGGGCCAGTTTGCTGCTGACCCTGCCTGCCATCTGTTACTCCGCCATGCCCTTCTTCCAGGGCGCCTGGGCCAGCCTGCGCGCGCGCACCCTGGGCATGGACGTACCCGTCGCGCTGGGCATCCTGGCGGCCTTCTTCGGTAGCGTGGTGGCGACCTTCACGGGCCGCGGCGAGGTGTATTACGACTCGGCCACGATGTTCATCTTCCTGCTGCTGTGCAGCCGCTATTTCGAGCTGCAGGCGCGCCGCAAGGCCGCTTCCGCGCTGGAACGGCTGCAGCACGCCTTGCCCGCGTCCGCGTCCTTGATGGCGGGCTTCCCCGACAGCCGCGCCACCACCCTGGTGCCGGCCGGCAGCCTGGCCGTGGGCGACGTCATTCTCGTCAAGCCGGGCGAAGCGATCGCCGCCGACAGCGTCATCATCGAGGGTACGAGCGCGCTCGATTTGTCCTTGCTGACGGGCGAGAGCGCGGCACAGCGCCGCAAAACGGGCGAGCGCGTGCCAGGCGGGGCCATCAACGCCAGCGCGGCGATCATCCTGCGCGTGCTGAAGCCGGCGCGCGAAAGCACGCTTTCCGATTTATTGAAACTGATCGAGCGGGCCGGCAGCGGCAAGCCGCAGATCGCGCAATGGGCCGACAAGGTGGCCGCCTGGTTCGTCCTGGGCCTGCTGCTGTTCGCCGTCGCCGTGTTCGCCTTCTGGATCTGGCACGACGCGTCGCAGGCCTGGCCCGTGGCCATCGCCGTGCTGGTTGTCTCTTGCCCGTGCGCGCTGTCGCTGGCCACGCCGACGGCGCTGGCGGCCGCCACCGACAGCCTGCTGCGGCGCGGCGTGCTGATCGTCCAGCCGCACGTGCTGGAAACCCTGCACCGCGCCACCCACATCGTCTTCGACAAGACGGGCACCCTGACGCTGGGCCGGCCCGTGCTGAAGCAGATCGAGGGCCTGGACGGCATGACGGAAGACGACTGCCTGCAGGTGGCCGCCGCGCTGGAAGCGGGCAGCGCCCATCCGCTGGCGCAGGCGATCCTGGCCGCCGCGGGAGAAACGCCGCGCACGCATGCGGAACAGCTGCAGGAAGTGCAGGGCCAGGGCCTCGAAGGCATCGTCGGCGGCGTGCGCTATCGCCTGGGCAATGCGGCCTTCGTTGCCGCCATCGCCGGTCCGCCGTTGGGCGACACGGCCGTCGGCATGCAGGGCATGACGCCGCTGTACCTGGGCACGCAGGGGCGCTGGCTGACGCGCTTTTTACTCAGCGACGCGCTGCGCCCGGAAGCGCGCGACGTGGTCGCGTATTTCCAGCGGCGCGGCAAGCAGGTCGTGCTGCTCAGCGGCGACCAGGAAGCGCTGACGCAAAGCGTGGCGACGGAACTGGGCATCAACACGGCCTGCGGCGAATGCCTGCCCGATGAAAAGCTCGATTTCGTGCAGCAATTGCAGGCGACGGGCGCCGTCGTGGCGATGGTGGGCGACGGCATCAACGACGCGGCCGTGCTGAGCGGCGCCGACGTTTCCTTCGCCATGGGTTCCGGCGCCGCCCTGGCGCAGGCCCATGCGGACACGGTACTGCTCTCAAACCAACTGGTATCCGTGCTCGACACGGCCAAGACGGCCGCGCGCAGCATGCGCATCATCCGCGAAAACCTGGGCTGGGCCACCCTGTACAATCTGACGGCCATCCCGGCCGCCGCGCTGGGTTTCTTGAACCCCTGGCTGTCCGGCGTCGGCATGGCTGCCAGCTCGGCCGTCGTCATCGCCAACGCCCTGCGCCTGCGGAAAGCCTGA
- the ccoG gene encoding cytochrome c oxidase accessory protein CcoG — protein MEPQVIKMYAAREQIYPREAKGRYATWRWVCVWLTQLAFYGLPWLTWNGRQALLFDLTTRKFYIFGVVLWPQDFIYLAALLIICAYLLFLVTAIAGRVWCGFSCPQTVYTEIFLWVERRIEGTRSARMALDRQGPSVRKAFKKTAKHLVWGAIALWTGFTFVGYFTPIKELAREVTTLNFGPWEWFWVLFYSLATYGNAGWLREQVCKYMCPYARFQSAMFDQDTLIITYDAKRGEPRGAMSKKAGNNDKLGDCIDCTLCVQVCPTGIDIRNGLQYECIGCAACVDACNSVMDKVERPRGLIRYSTDHAMENNFNSKQIRQRAMRPRVLIYTSILALIIIAVCTSLALRTPLKMDVIRDRGSMGREVEDGMIENVYRLQIMNTSEQSQHFKISASGLPGLTLLTREEVTLQPTETLGWPIRLRVPHGVGEKGSNKIAIELQSLDDPSLHVRESAVFIVPR, from the coding sequence ATGGAACCTCAAGTCATCAAGATGTATGCGGCCCGCGAGCAGATCTACCCTCGCGAGGCCAAAGGACGCTACGCTACCTGGCGATGGGTATGCGTATGGCTTACCCAGCTGGCGTTCTACGGCTTGCCGTGGTTGACCTGGAACGGCAGGCAAGCCCTGCTGTTCGACTTGACCACGCGCAAGTTCTACATTTTCGGCGTCGTGCTGTGGCCCCAGGATTTCATCTATCTGGCGGCCCTGCTGATCATCTGTGCGTATTTGTTGTTCCTCGTCACGGCCATTGCCGGGCGGGTGTGGTGCGGGTTTTCTTGCCCGCAAACGGTATACACGGAAATCTTTCTGTGGGTCGAACGCCGCATCGAGGGCACGCGCAGCGCGCGCATGGCCCTCGACAGGCAGGGCCCGTCCGTGCGCAAGGCCTTCAAGAAGACGGCCAAGCACCTGGTATGGGGCGCCATCGCCCTGTGGACGGGCTTTACCTTTGTCGGCTACTTCACGCCGATCAAGGAACTGGCGCGCGAGGTGACCACCCTCAATTTCGGTCCCTGGGAATGGTTCTGGGTCTTGTTCTACAGCCTGGCAACTTACGGCAACGCGGGCTGGCTGCGCGAACAGGTGTGCAAATACATGTGCCCCTACGCGCGCTTCCAGAGCGCCATGTTCGACCAGGACACCCTGATCATCACCTACGATGCCAAGCGCGGCGAACCACGCGGCGCCATGAGCAAGAAGGCCGGCAACAACGACAAGCTGGGCGACTGCATCGATTGCACCCTGTGCGTGCAGGTGTGTCCGACCGGCATCGATATCCGCAACGGCCTGCAGTATGAATGCATCGGCTGCGCCGCCTGTGTCGATGCCTGCAACAGCGTGATGGACAAGGTCGAGCGGCCGCGTGGCCTGATACGCTACAGCACCGACCATGCGATGGAAAACAACTTCAATTCGAAGCAGATCCGCCAGCGCGCCATGCGCCCGCGCGTGCTGATCTACACGTCCATCCTGGCCCTGATCATCATCGCCGTATGTACCTCGCTGGCCCTGCGCACGCCCCTGAAAATGGACGTGATCCGCGACCGCGGTTCGATGGGACGCGAAGTGGAAGACGGCATGATCGAAAACGTCTACCGCCTGCAGATCATGAACACGTCCGAGCAAAGCCAGCATTTCAAGATCAGCGCTTCCGGCTTGCCGGGCCTGACCTTGCTGACGCGCGAAGAAGTGACCTTGCAGCCGACGGAAACGCTGGGCTGGCCGATCCGCCTGCGCGTGCCGCACGGCGTGGGCGAGAAGGGCTCGAACAAGATTGCGATCGAATTGCAATCGCTGGACGACCCGTCGCTGCACGTGCGCGAAAGCGCGGTCTTCATCGTGCCGCGGTGA
- a CDS encoding cbb3-type cytochrome oxidase subunit 3, whose amino-acid sequence MAIENLFDSASSVMTVVSFMTFVGILWWTFSRSNGDFDAAARLPFADEALDYPADAAPAQGERNHG is encoded by the coding sequence ATGGCAATCGAAAACCTGTTTGACAGCGCCAGCAGCGTCATGACGGTGGTTTCCTTTATGACGTTCGTGGGCATCCTGTGGTGGACTTTCAGCCGCAGCAATGGCGACTTCGACGCGGCGGCACGCCTGCCGTTCGCCGACGAGGCGCTCGACTATCCGGCCGATGCCGCGCCGGCACAAGGGGAGCGCAACCATGGCTGA
- a CDS encoding FixH family protein yields MSDSLKLQAPVAPWYKHRWPWLLMIGPGLSVVVGSFMGYIAFTQPDALVVGDYYKQGKAINQDLKRDTIASDLAMDTSLSYDVAQARLSGSVHSFGKAYQAPLLLHLAHATLPEKDIKLLVQPDAAGNFSVALPMLERSRWQVLVENDKREWRLSGIWTWPVQRSIALRADEEL; encoded by the coding sequence ATGTCCGACAGTCTGAAACTGCAAGCCCCCGTTGCCCCGTGGTACAAGCACCGCTGGCCATGGCTGCTGATGATCGGCCCCGGCCTGTCCGTGGTCGTCGGCAGCTTCATGGGCTATATCGCGTTTACGCAGCCCGACGCGCTGGTGGTGGGCGATTATTACAAGCAAGGCAAGGCGATCAACCAGGATTTGAAGCGCGACACGATCGCCAGCGACCTGGCCATGGATACGAGCCTGTCATACGACGTGGCGCAGGCGCGCCTGAGCGGTTCCGTGCACAGCTTCGGCAAGGCCTATCAGGCTCCTTTGCTGCTGCACCTGGCGCATGCGACCCTGCCGGAAAAGGATATCAAGCTGCTGGTGCAGCCCGATGCGGCCGGCAATTTCTCGGTCGCCCTGCCGATGCTCGAACGCAGCCGCTGGCAGGTGCTGGTGGAAAACGACAAGCGCGAGTGGCGCCTGTCCGGCATATGGACCTGGCCCGTGCAACGCAGCATCGCGCTGCGCGCGGATGAAGAGCTATAA
- the ccoO gene encoding cytochrome-c oxidase, cbb3-type subunit II, which yields MKFSHAWIEKNPWLLIALVTVVISIGGAVEIVPLFFQKSTTEPVAGLKPYSPLRLAGRDIYVREGCYNCHSQMVRPLRAETERYGHYSVAGEFVYDRPFQWGSKRTGPDLARVGARYSDEWHRTHLNNPRDVVPESNMPAYPWLAKTKLVPDEIMPKMRALKRLGQPYSDEEIAAGPAQLQDKTEEDALVAYLQGLGTLIKTRN from the coding sequence ATGAAATTTTCACATGCATGGATTGAGAAAAACCCCTGGCTGCTGATCGCCCTGGTCACGGTGGTGATCAGCATCGGCGGCGCCGTCGAGATCGTCCCCCTGTTCTTCCAGAAGAGCACGACGGAGCCGGTCGCCGGCCTGAAGCCGTATTCGCCGCTGCGCCTGGCGGGCCGCGACATCTACGTGCGCGAAGGCTGCTACAACTGCCACTCGCAGATGGTGCGTCCGCTGCGCGCGGAAACGGAACGCTATGGCCACTATTCGGTCGCCGGCGAGTTCGTCTACGACCGTCCGTTCCAGTGGGGTTCCAAGCGCACGGGCCCCGACCTGGCCCGCGTGGGCGCCCGCTACAGCGATGAATGGCACCGCACGCACTTGAACAACCCGCGCGACGTGGTGCCCGAGTCGAACATGCCGGCCTATCCATGGCTGGCGAAGACCAAACTGGTGCCCGACGAGATCATGCCGAAGATGCGCGCCCTGAAACGCCTGGGCCAGCCGTACAGCGATGAAGAGATCGCCGCCGGCCCCGCACAGCTGCAGGACAAGACGGAAGAAGACGCCCTGGTCGCCTATCTGCAAGGCCTCGGTACATTAATCAAAACAAGGAATTAG